From Streptomyces yatensis, one genomic window encodes:
- a CDS encoding GDSL-type esterase/lipase family protein has protein sequence MRRSRRRRARLSVTTAVTLALVAGATTAQAFAADGPAVPRNAANGWSNPAADDADSARPGDRPQSVPVKDRTATLGKNYRTSNDTAWTTSGDGTGFHLLTAVEKDGYRWRTAASLSETGFDTDTWIGNACVTASGKYAAVAYAPRTFTNKPEMMTRGAFTAVVDLDSGTITKLPFQATLGYFSPGCGHGDDAVFTALTDDSAKSEKTRLVTVDAATGKVETKTTVPGQVTSAIPVSGGIAAARGNHIVKVNGDTVREVATTKATPFELKADADGGVTFIDRTPRDAKALKSARAAADDTATVSRVTAEELRNGAAKTEPSSLAKGRLMEFDLSATPAGQVYVTGKATSTGRAAKTLHNPGGLAKDALVSSRGQAAVTSRWADGKDSRIRPEEALTERTVRTTLKTLDTGRTAVLDAIPGDRIGGAKSARAGNETSPVLAAAGSDRRQRIGGTDEPDRYCSVPRGNAQKQAFQPTPRQIEWAVDQAVVGKLNKGATRAANWKNTGMAAYAPQTLFPLTTLKGGSGADWHVPAQVMLGVTAQESNMWQAARTVVPGVTGNALIGNYYGIKYSASGDQKDPWAINFADADCGYGVTQVTDGMRMHGKEKDHEKPKTTVQQEAVALDYSANIAAGVNILIEKWNDTRADGLTINGGDPKYIENWFYALWAYNAGYYPKSTAGSNSGKWGVGWTNNPANPLWKANRPPFLEAGGGKDDYSHASHPQDWPYEEKVIGWAARPISAMFAPGDFQPGYRAAWWNTTEARTRAKPPLGQFCNDSNNCDQFKIGTGASNDTGKGPCTLPGDVPGDPDASKNPLYLKCWYHEPASWKDCKNAECGNPIHRFDDTYPEQPDANSYPPRCNTGLPAGALIVDDLPNGTVPAGSSSRCGAVSSQGSFALDFATASGRIDMHQIGAGNGNHFWFAHTRSKIDDKDGGRLYVKGTWTLNSSKRGWMRVYAHMPDHGAHTRQATYLIGGTDSTSPYRVHPQRVLENKWVDLGVFNFTGTPTVSLDSDTQDGTGDEDIAWDSVAFQPLSAKPKNFVVAMGDSYSSGEGATEPGGKDYYAESDYYDKTEPKSKNSCHRSKIAWSRQATLPGYSKSIGALADSLDANMDYHFIACSGARTFNILNTGRSSELAQLKQGYLDQNTSLVTLSVGGNDARFTDIVKKCVLSTIWNCQAESLDNINPDNGEKTGGDTGRLEEWAPKWLHEQIRPRITATLKTIHDKAPNAEIVLMGYPRLLEDNGSCVLGMENVEGKWLNSVADILADEMKGAVDDANSQYKAKAVFSDPRGVFTGKAICGDPESVHGIVISGQAKADNDLPEPSMQSFHPKPAGARLYADSLEKTLKDE, from the coding sequence ACCCTGCCGCGGACGATGCGGACAGTGCCAGGCCGGGAGACCGGCCACAGTCGGTCCCGGTCAAGGACCGAACCGCGACACTCGGCAAGAACTACCGAACGTCGAATGACACAGCGTGGACGACCTCGGGAGACGGAACCGGATTCCATCTCCTGACCGCTGTGGAGAAGGACGGCTACCGCTGGCGGACCGCCGCTTCGCTGTCGGAGACCGGGTTCGACACGGACACATGGATCGGCAACGCCTGCGTGACCGCCTCCGGAAAGTACGCCGCCGTCGCCTACGCGCCGCGTACTTTCACGAACAAGCCCGAGATGATGACGCGCGGTGCGTTCACCGCGGTCGTCGACCTGGACAGCGGAACGATCACCAAACTGCCCTTCCAGGCAACTCTCGGCTACTTCTCTCCTGGCTGCGGTCACGGGGATGATGCGGTGTTCACCGCACTGACGGACGACTCGGCGAAGAGCGAGAAGACCCGCCTGGTCACCGTCGACGCCGCCACCGGCAAGGTGGAGACCAAAACTACCGTGCCCGGCCAGGTCACCTCCGCCATCCCCGTCAGCGGCGGCATCGCTGCGGCACGCGGTAACCACATCGTCAAGGTGAACGGCGACACGGTGCGTGAGGTCGCCACCACGAAGGCAACCCCGTTCGAGCTCAAGGCCGACGCCGACGGCGGCGTCACCTTCATCGACCGTACGCCACGCGATGCCAAGGCCCTCAAGAGTGCGCGCGCGGCCGCGGACGACACGGCGACCGTCTCCCGAGTGACGGCGGAGGAACTGCGCAACGGCGCCGCGAAGACTGAGCCGTCCTCCCTCGCCAAGGGCCGGCTGATGGAATTCGACCTGTCCGCAACTCCCGCGGGGCAGGTGTACGTCACCGGCAAGGCGACCTCTACCGGCCGTGCCGCCAAGACGCTGCACAACCCAGGCGGTCTGGCCAAGGACGCCCTCGTCTCCAGCCGCGGACAGGCAGCTGTCACCTCGCGCTGGGCAGACGGGAAGGACTCCCGCATCAGGCCCGAGGAGGCACTGACCGAGCGGACCGTCCGCACCACCCTGAAGACACTGGACACTGGCAGGACTGCGGTTCTGGACGCCATTCCGGGCGACCGAATCGGCGGAGCGAAGTCGGCACGTGCGGGCAATGAAACCTCCCCCGTGCTCGCAGCCGCGGGCTCCGACAGGCGACAGCGGATCGGCGGGACCGACGAGCCGGACCGCTACTGCTCCGTGCCACGCGGCAACGCGCAGAAGCAGGCGTTCCAGCCCACCCCGCGCCAGATCGAGTGGGCAGTGGACCAGGCTGTCGTCGGCAAGCTCAACAAGGGAGCCACGCGCGCGGCAAACTGGAAGAACACCGGCATGGCCGCCTACGCGCCGCAGACGCTGTTCCCCCTCACCACGCTCAAGGGCGGCTCGGGGGCGGACTGGCACGTTCCCGCGCAGGTGATGCTCGGCGTCACCGCGCAGGAGTCGAACATGTGGCAGGCCGCCCGCACCGTGGTTCCGGGCGTGACGGGCAACGCGTTGATCGGTAACTACTACGGCATCAAGTACTCGGCCAGCGGCGATCAGAAGGACCCATGGGCGATCAACTTCGCTGACGCCGACTGCGGTTACGGTGTCACCCAGGTCACCGACGGCATGCGCATGCACGGCAAGGAGAAGGATCACGAGAAGCCCAAGACGACCGTGCAGCAGGAGGCCGTCGCCCTGGACTACTCCGCGAACATCGCAGCGGGCGTGAACATCCTGATCGAGAAATGGAACGATACCCGCGCCGACGGACTCACCATCAACGGCGGTGACCCCAAGTACATCGAGAACTGGTTCTACGCGCTGTGGGCCTACAACGCCGGCTACTACCCCAAGTCGACGGCAGGCAGCAACTCCGGGAAATGGGGCGTGGGCTGGACGAACAACCCCGCCAACCCGCTGTGGAAGGCCAACCGCCCCCCGTTCCTGGAAGCAGGCGGCGGCAAGGACGACTACTCGCACGCCTCGCACCCCCAGGACTGGCCGTACGAGGAGAAGGTCATCGGCTGGGCCGCACGCCCGATCTCGGCCATGTTCGCTCCCGGTGACTTCCAGCCCGGATACCGCGCCGCTTGGTGGAACACCACCGAAGCCCGCACCCGGGCGAAGCCACCTCTCGGACAGTTCTGCAACGACTCCAACAACTGCGATCAGTTCAAAATCGGCACTGGCGCGTCCAACGACACCGGCAAGGGCCCCTGCACGTTGCCCGGCGACGTACCCGGCGACCCGGATGCCAGCAAGAACCCGCTGTATCTGAAGTGCTGGTACCACGAGCCCGCCTCGTGGAAAGACTGCAAGAACGCGGAGTGCGGCAACCCCATCCACCGGTTCGATGACACCTATCCCGAGCAGCCGGATGCGAACTCCTATCCGCCACGCTGCAACACCGGCCTCCCTGCCGGGGCGCTGATCGTGGACGACCTGCCCAACGGCACAGTCCCGGCGGGATCCTCGAGCCGGTGCGGCGCGGTCTCCTCACAGGGCTCATTCGCCCTCGACTTCGCCACGGCTTCAGGCCGGATCGACATGCACCAGATCGGCGCGGGAAACGGCAACCACTTCTGGTTCGCCCACACCCGATCCAAGATCGACGACAAAGACGGCGGGCGCCTGTACGTCAAGGGCACCTGGACCCTGAACTCCTCCAAGCGCGGCTGGATGCGCGTCTACGCCCACATGCCCGACCACGGCGCCCACACCCGTCAGGCCACCTATCTGATCGGCGGTACCGACTCGACCAGCCCCTACCGGGTACACCCCCAGCGAGTGCTGGAGAACAAGTGGGTCGACCTGGGCGTGTTCAACTTCACCGGCACCCCAACGGTCTCGCTGGACAGCGACACCCAAGACGGCACCGGAGATGAGGACATCGCCTGGGACTCCGTGGCATTCCAGCCGCTGTCCGCGAAGCCGAAGAACTTCGTCGTCGCGATGGGCGACTCGTACTCCTCAGGTGAGGGTGCGACCGAGCCGGGCGGCAAGGACTACTACGCCGAGTCGGACTACTACGACAAGACGGAACCGAAGTCGAAGAACTCCTGCCACAGATCCAAGATCGCCTGGTCGCGTCAGGCAACCCTGCCGGGCTACAGCAAGTCCATCGGCGCGCTGGCCGACAGCCTGGACGCCAACATGGACTACCACTTCATCGCCTGCTCCGGCGCCCGTACCTTCAATATCCTCAACACAGGCAGGAGCAGCGAACTCGCACAACTCAAGCAGGGCTACCTCGACCAGAACACCAGCCTGGTCACCCTGTCCGTCGGCGGCAACGACGCCCGGTTCACCGACATCGTCAAGAAGTGCGTCCTGTCCACCATATGGAACTGCCAGGCCGAGTCGCTGGACAACATCAACCCGGACAACGGCGAGAAGACCGGTGGCGACACCGGACGGCTGGAAGAATGGGCGCCGAAGTGGCTCCACGAACAGATCCGGCCACGCATCACCGCAACGTTGAAGACGATCCACGACAAGGCCCCCAACGCCGAGATCGTCCTCATGGGCTACCCCAGGCTTCTGGAGGACAACGGTTCGTGCGTCCTCGGCATGGAGAACGTTGAGGGTAAATGGCTCAACAGCGTCGCCGACATCCTCGCCGACGAGATGAAGGGCGCAGTAGACGACGCCAACTCACAGTACAAAGCCAAGGCGGTGTTCTCCGACCCGCGCGGAGTGTTCACCGGCAAAGCGATCTGTGGCGATCCGGAGTCGGTGCATGGCATCGTGATATCCGGCCAGGCGAAGGCGGACAACGACCTGCCCGAGCCGTCCATGCAGTCGTTCCATCCCAAGCCGGCGGGTGCCCGCCTGTACGCCGACTCCCTTGAGAAGACACTCAAGGACGAGTAA